One window from the genome of Thalassospira xiamenensis M-5 = DSM 17429 encodes:
- a CDS encoding SMP-30/gluconolactonase/LRE family protein, with translation MSGDISAVQQPRILLEERFELGECPNWDGYNNRLYWADIIGQKIHALDIETGQRHSWSFESEVGCFGLTDQGRLVVALKSDIILFDPKTGVREKLAAVDGDNDMSRTNDGKIGPDGAFWVGTMDQNADKQPVASLYRVTGSGEVEHKVGGIKISNGLAWSPDGRIMYHSDSRGPWVNRWDFDAKTGAIRNCQRFLDLNDTVGRPDGAAVDMEGCYWSAGVSAGKLNRFAPDGTLLLSIDMPMPNPTMPCFGGLDMKTLYVTSHMENYPADKRAEFPDAGKLVMLRVDVAGVPVNRFREDV, from the coding sequence ATGTCAGGTGATATTTCAGCCGTACAGCAGCCCCGCATTCTGCTGGAGGAACGGTTTGAACTGGGCGAATGCCCGAACTGGGACGGCTACAATAACCGCCTTTACTGGGCCGATATCATCGGTCAGAAAATCCATGCGCTTGATATCGAAACCGGGCAGCGCCATAGCTGGTCATTTGAAAGCGAAGTCGGCTGTTTCGGTCTGACCGATCAGGGGCGTCTGGTCGTGGCGCTGAAAAGTGACATTATCCTGTTTGATCCGAAAACCGGGGTGCGCGAAAAGCTTGCCGCGGTCGATGGCGATAATGACATGAGCCGAACCAATGACGGCAAAATCGGCCCGGACGGGGCATTCTGGGTCGGTACCATGGACCAGAATGCCGACAAGCAGCCTGTGGCATCGCTTTATCGCGTGACCGGATCGGGAGAAGTCGAACACAAGGTCGGCGGGATCAAGATTTCCAACGGTCTGGCATGGTCGCCCGATGGTCGCATTATGTATCATTCGGATTCTCGTGGGCCTTGGGTCAATCGCTGGGATTTTGATGCCAAGACCGGCGCGATCCGTAATTGTCAGCGTTTCCTTGACCTTAACGACACGGTCGGACGCCCGGATGGTGCGGCGGTTGACATGGAAGGCTGTTATTGGAGTGCAGGCGTTTCGGCGGGCAAACTGAACCGTTTTGCCCCTGATGGTACCTTGTTGCTATCAATTGATATGCCGATGCCAAATCCGACCATGCCGTGCTTTGGCGGGCTGGACATGAAAACGCTTTATGTCACCAGTCACATGGAAAATTACCCGGCTGATAAACGTGCCGAATTCCCCGATGCGGGCAAACTTGTCATGCTGCGTGTCGATGTCGCGGGGGTGCCGGTCAACCGGTTCCGCGAAGATGTATAG
- a CDS encoding TonB-dependent receptor domain-containing protein, producing MILKNERSAMMRLLGTSALVSVLMICSTGMVQAQDANTVHTIRIETQDLRAALDQLATEFGLQLIVQGDLAGVVATPFAGDVTATEALRTLLAGSGYDFEFIGADSVKIIPAAKSDSGEIILQDIVVSASRSKRSIKSMSPSVVVIGRDQIEAQLAKSNSLSTLLRDAVPGFMFDAQTLTSSTETFRGRDIQVLVDGIGRNTPLRNSSRILSMIDPELIESIEVIPGSSALNGEGATGATINIVTKTGTPGENIFVVDTHLKAFTQDIGDSLAPSLTLSGSGGVGKFDYAASVTGSTSENQYSGYGKQMPSDPMMGQGSFDNAENLNLFGKVGYGFLEGHRVSFSTEIVRFSQKPDYYPDVRANPAAVNFLAPYDGQPLEEESEYLTAGYEFDLGALGRGDLKLFYNDTYKQASRAQYDATYNFALVALPGSPAVEDPLGQSVIDAQKYGVKLSTDTGIDDLYDGLTLSWGGDLTFDEIKYRTVSGRDIGAPMDQDGKAVFAQLSAPITRFVDVSGGVRYETYDLTVDDFLRPNYMRYVGGVASAYFPAAQFTGGSTTYDAVTYNASAVVHWTDQFDTSLSYSEGFAVPDVGAYTRRAGTQGVPLNFSQIDVEASKVKTYELAASYDTRNFRTSGAVYMSTNEHGNNFAPATNALSQEKERIIGAELSAEYDLTENTYVGALASYVEGKYDKDKDGDLESWLPNNRIPSPFRFTGYVDSYVWDDLNVRFDGTYTAQRNRIKDETIKPSLVFNLSANYPVMGGTARLGIENILDTSYENPAATALRGYSIAGLGRTILIGFRREF from the coding sequence ATGATCTTGAAAAACGAACGAAGCGCGATGATGCGCCTGCTTGGAACAAGCGCACTTGTGTCTGTCCTGATGATCTGCAGTACCGGAATGGTGCAGGCACAGGACGCTAATACGGTCCATACAATCCGCATTGAAACGCAAGATCTTCGCGCGGCACTTGATCAACTGGCGACCGAGTTTGGTTTGCAGCTGATTGTACAGGGCGATCTTGCAGGGGTGGTTGCAACGCCGTTTGCAGGGGATGTAACCGCGACGGAAGCATTGCGAACCCTGCTGGCAGGTAGCGGGTATGATTTTGAGTTTATCGGGGCTGACAGCGTAAAAATTATTCCGGCGGCAAAGTCGGACAGTGGCGAGATCATCCTGCAGGATATTGTGGTTTCGGCAAGTCGTTCGAAACGCTCAATAAAAAGCATGTCTCCCTCAGTGGTGGTAATTGGCCGCGACCAGATCGAGGCGCAGCTCGCAAAGTCCAACAGTCTTTCGACCCTTTTGCGGGATGCTGTTCCCGGCTTTATGTTCGATGCGCAAACCCTGACCAGCAGCACGGAAACTTTCCGAGGACGCGACATACAGGTGCTTGTTGATGGGATTGGTCGCAATACGCCGCTACGTAATTCCAGCCGCATTCTGTCTATGATTGATCCGGAACTGATTGAAAGCATCGAAGTTATTCCGGGTTCAAGCGCCCTGAACGGAGAGGGTGCAACCGGGGCGACGATCAATATCGTAACCAAAACCGGGACACCGGGGGAGAACATCTTTGTTGTCGATACCCATTTAAAAGCATTCACTCAGGATATCGGTGACAGCCTTGCGCCGTCGCTTACTCTTTCCGGCAGCGGTGGCGTGGGAAAATTCGACTATGCTGCAAGTGTTACCGGATCAACATCCGAAAACCAGTATAGCGGCTATGGGAAACAAATGCCGTCCGACCCGATGATGGGGCAGGGTAGTTTTGACAATGCCGAGAATCTGAACCTGTTTGGCAAGGTCGGCTATGGTTTTCTTGAAGGACACCGGGTTTCGTTTTCGACCGAAATCGTCCGGTTCAGTCAGAAGCCGGATTACTATCCCGACGTGCGGGCCAATCCTGCGGCAGTGAATTTTTTGGCCCCATATGACGGGCAGCCGCTTGAGGAAGAAAGCGAATATTTGACTGCTGGATACGAGTTTGACCTGGGGGCTTTGGGCCGTGGCGATCTTAAACTGTTTTACAATGACACCTACAAGCAGGCGTCGCGGGCACAGTATGATGCGACCTATAATTTTGCACTGGTCGCATTACCGGGCAGCCCCGCGGTTGAGGATCCGCTGGGACAGTCGGTTATTGATGCGCAGAAATATGGGGTCAAACTTTCAACCGATACCGGAATTGACGATTTGTATGACGGACTGACACTTAGCTGGGGCGGGGATCTGACATTTGATGAGATCAAGTATCGCACCGTTAGTGGACGCGACATCGGCGCACCAATGGATCAGGACGGCAAGGCGGTTTTTGCCCAATTAAGTGCGCCGATCACGCGTTTTGTCGATGTTTCTGGCGGCGTTCGTTATGAGACATATGATCTGACGGTCGATGATTTCCTGCGGCCTAACTATATGCGCTATGTCGGTGGCGTCGCGAGTGCCTATTTCCCTGCAGCGCAATTTACCGGCGGCAGCACGACCTATGATGCCGTTACCTATAACGCATCTGCGGTGGTTCACTGGACCGATCAGTTTGATACATCACTGAGCTATAGCGAAGGTTTTGCCGTTCCCGATGTTGGTGCCTACACCCGTCGTGCCGGGACCCAAGGGGTACCACTGAATTTCTCGCAGATCGATGTCGAAGCATCCAAGGTCAAGACATATGAACTTGCCGCAAGTTATGACACGCGTAATTTCCGGACGTCGGGGGCGGTATATATGAGCACCAACGAACACGGTAACAATTTTGCCCCTGCGACCAATGCGCTCAGTCAGGAAAAAGAACGCATCATCGGTGCGGAGCTGAGTGCAGAATATGATCTGACCGAAAATACCTATGTCGGGGCTTTGGCGTCTTATGTTGAAGGAAAATATGACAAAGATAAAGACGGCGATCTGGAAAGCTGGCTGCCCAACAACCGCATTCCATCGCCCTTCCGGTTCACGGGATATGTCGACAGTTATGTCTGGGATGATCTGAATGTTCGGTTTGATGGCACATATACCGCCCAACGTAACCGTATCAAAGACGAGACAATCAAGCCAAGTCTGGTTTTCAACCTGTCTGCCAATTACCCGGTGATGGGCGGAACGGCGCGGCTTGGCATCGAGAATATTCTTGATACCAGCTATGAAAACCCGGCAGCAACCGCCCTTCGCGGATATTCCATTGCCGGACTTGGCCGGACGATCCTGATCGGATTCCGTCGGGAATTCTGA
- a CDS encoding TRAP transporter large permease, with translation MGMTILLGLFAIGIVIGMPVALALGVAALATFFFEGLPTLIAFQRIGSGISAFSLLAIPFFIFAGELMLHGGIANRLVQFATALVGSRRGGLGIVNVFSSMLFGGISGSAVADTSALGSILIPVMKKEGYRADYAVNVTVTSSIAGIMIPPSHNMILYAVAAGGGISISKLFMAGLVPGIIMCLLLGLATWLVAIKHGYPSVPFPGWRVVGVTAIRAIPGFFTAVIIVGGVLSGIFTVTESGAIGVAYALIITGIVYRVSQSGGLCCCGQAIG, from the coding sequence ATGGGCATGACCATTCTTTTGGGCCTGTTTGCCATTGGCATTGTCATTGGTATGCCCGTTGCCCTTGCACTTGGCGTTGCTGCCCTTGCGACTTTCTTCTTCGAAGGTCTGCCAACCCTGATCGCATTTCAGCGCATCGGTTCGGGGATCAGTGCCTTTTCGCTTCTGGCCATTCCGTTCTTTATCTTTGCCGGTGAACTGATGCTGCATGGCGGGATCGCCAACCGGCTGGTGCAGTTCGCAACCGCCCTTGTCGGCAGCCGCCGTGGCGGACTTGGCATTGTAAACGTATTTTCATCGATGCTGTTTGGCGGCATTTCCGGGTCTGCTGTTGCCGATACCTCCGCGCTTGGCTCGATCCTTATTCCGGTGATGAAAAAGGAAGGCTACCGTGCGGATTATGCGGTCAACGTCACGGTGACCTCGTCGATTGCGGGTATCATGATCCCGCCCAGCCATAACATGATCCTGTATGCTGTCGCGGCCGGTGGCGGGATTTCGATTTCCAAGCTGTTCATGGCCGGTCTGGTGCCGGGCATCATCATGTGTCTGTTGCTTGGGCTTGCCACGTGGTTGGTGGCGATAAAACACGGTTACCCGTCGGTTCCGTTTCCGGGATGGCGCGTTGTTGGGGTTACGGCCATTCGTGCCATTCCCGGATTTTTCACGGCGGTCATTATCGTCGGCGGCGTTCTGAGCGGTATCTTTACCGTGACAGAATCCGGTGCGATTGGCGTGGCTTATGCGTTGATCATTACCGGGATTGTTTATCGTGTGAGCCAATCCGGCGGGCTTTGTTGCTGCGGTCAAGCAATCGGCTAA
- the kdgD gene encoding 5-dehydro-4-deoxyglucarate dehydratase — MHYQDLKTAIGAGLLSFPVTPFRADGSLDMNTYRTHVAWLAQYPAAALFAAGGTGEFFSLTPAEVVETVRVAKEVAGDTPIIAGCGYGTAMAVELARECEKAGADGLLLLPQYLVGAKQGGLYERVKAVCNAVSVGVIVYNRDNSILSAETLSKLCDECPNLVGFKDGHGDIELVTRVCVTMGDRLSYIGGMPTAEVFAKAYKAAGVTTYSSAIFNFLPKQALEFYDALTTDDDATMNRILTDFFYPYLAVRDRGTGYAVSIVKAGMRVIGRDTGPVRSPLTDLSAEEHDMLAEVICKAFGEDVLKVA, encoded by the coding sequence ATGCATTATCAGGATCTGAAAACGGCAATTGGTGCCGGTCTTCTGTCTTTCCCGGTTACGCCGTTCAGGGCGGATGGTTCTCTGGATATGAATACCTACCGTACGCATGTTGCCTGGCTGGCCCAGTATCCGGCAGCGGCACTGTTTGCGGCTGGTGGTACGGGTGAATTTTTCTCGCTGACCCCGGCGGAAGTTGTTGAAACCGTCCGTGTCGCGAAAGAAGTTGCTGGTGATACCCCGATCATTGCTGGTTGCGGTTATGGCACCGCCATGGCCGTCGAACTGGCCCGTGAATGCGAAAAAGCCGGTGCCGATGGCCTGCTTTTGCTGCCGCAATATCTGGTTGGTGCCAAGCAGGGAGGCCTGTATGAGCGCGTCAAGGCGGTTTGTAATGCGGTGAGTGTCGGTGTGATTGTTTACAACCGCGACAACTCGATCCTGTCTGCTGAAACGCTTTCGAAATTGTGTGACGAGTGTCCCAATCTGGTCGGCTTCAAGGATGGGCACGGCGATATCGAACTGGTCACGCGCGTTTGTGTCACGATGGGGGATCGTCTTTCCTATATCGGTGGGATGCCGACGGCCGAAGTTTTTGCCAAGGCATACAAGGCGGCGGGTGTGACCACCTATTCGTCAGCGATCTTTAACTTCCTGCCCAAGCAGGCGCTGGAATTCTATGACGCGCTGACAACTGACGACGATGCGACGATGAACCGTATCCTGACCGACTTCTTCTATCCGTATCTTGCGGTGCGTGATCGCGGCACGGGTTATGCCGTGTCGATCGTCAAGGCAGGGATGCGCGTTATTGGCCGTGATACCGGCCCGGTTCGCAGCCCCCTTACCGATCTGAGTGCAGAAGAACATGACATGCTGGCTGAAGTTATCTGCAAGGCGTTCGGCGAGGACGTATTGAAGGTCGCCTAA
- a CDS encoding TRAP transporter large permease subunit: protein MLLVGCASAYGYMLAFYQVPDALAHAITSITDNPIMVLLLINLMLLVAGMIMDMAALILICTPIFLPLATQFGMDPIQFGMVLMMNLGLGLCTPPVGSCLFVGCAIGGVKIEKAVMTIWPFYLAILTALMLTTYVPAISLTLPNLVFGGG, encoded by the coding sequence ATGTTGCTGGTCGGGTGTGCATCGGCCTATGGCTATATGCTGGCCTTCTATCAGGTGCCCGATGCACTGGCCCATGCGATTACATCGATCACCGATAATCCGATCATGGTTCTGTTGCTGATCAATCTTATGTTGCTGGTGGCGGGCATGATCATGGATATGGCGGCATTGATCCTGATCTGTACGCCGATCTTCCTGCCGCTGGCGACCCAGTTTGGCATGGACCCGATCCAGTTCGGCATGGTTTTGATGATGAATTTGGGCCTTGGCCTTTGTACGCCCCCGGTGGGTTCCTGCCTGTTTGTCGGTTGTGCGATTGGCGGGGTGAAGATTGAAAAGGCCGTCATGACGATCTGGCCGTTTTATCTGGCGATCCTGACGGCGCTTATGCTGACAACCTATGTGCCTGCGATTTCGCTGACGTTGCCGAACCTTGTGTTTGGTGGTGGCTGA
- a CDS encoding NAD-dependent epimerase/dehydratase family protein, producing MKRLLITGAAGNLGKILREGLKGYADVLRLSDIAPMDPAGPGEEVVPCDLSDRSAVHELTKDCDGIIHLGGISVEAAFDDLLQANFLGTYNLYEGARKNGKPRILFASSNHAIGFHKRTTKLDDKSELRPDSLYGVTKCYGEALASYYFDKFDVETVSLRIGSCFEKPRDRRMLSTWMSPRDFISLMKAVFDAPMTGHLVMYGVSNNRTKWWSNDHAELIGWQPQDSSEIFREEIEAAFPVEDRHDPAVIYQGGGFAAKGHFED from the coding sequence ATGAAACGTTTGCTGATTACCGGTGCTGCTGGCAACCTTGGGAAAATCCTGCGCGAGGGGCTTAAAGGCTATGCCGATGTGCTGCGCCTTTCGGATATCGCGCCGATGGATCCGGCTGGTCCGGGCGAGGAAGTCGTGCCGTGCGATCTTTCGGATCGTTCGGCTGTTCATGAATTGACCAAGGATTGCGACGGGATCATTCATCTGGGCGGGATTTCGGTCGAAGCTGCATTTGATGACCTGCTGCAGGCCAATTTCCTTGGCACCTATAACCTGTATGAAGGTGCCCGCAAGAACGGCAAGCCACGCATCCTGTTTGCCAGTTCGAACCACGCCATCGGGTTCCACAAGCGCACGACCAAGCTTGATGACAAATCCGAACTGCGCCCTGACAGTCTGTATGGCGTCACCAAATGCTATGGAGAGGCCTTGGCGAGTTACTATTTCGACAAGTTCGATGTTGAAACCGTCTCGCTTCGTATCGGGTCATGTTTTGAAAAGCCGCGCGATCGCCGGATGTTGTCGACCTGGATGAGCCCGCGTGACTTCATTTCCCTGATGAAGGCAGTGTTTGATGCACCGATGACCGGCCATCTGGTGATGTATGGGGTTTCGAACAACCGCACCAAATGGTGGAGCAACGATCATGCCGAACTGATCGGTTGGCAGCCGCAGGATAGTTCCGAGATCTTCCGCGAAGAAATCGAGGCAGCCTTCCCGGTCGAAGACCGTCACGACCCGGCTGTGATCTATCAGGGAGGTGGTTTTGCTGCCAAAGGTCACTTTGAAGACTGA
- a CDS encoding 2-keto-4-pentenoate hydratase, translated as MTDITKASRILADAFTQNILIDPLPDGANPTDFETAYEVQQATLALTGAKQTGWKLSVATRAAQAGLGLDGPLIGPLLDGRIIADGATITTNDVHFPNIEAEIAVVMASTPGANATAKAILDHIKSVHLAIEIADRRFTKKQEPVSTLADLNSTGYLVLGPEIADWRDMAFLNGPVETRSDDKVLAQNSDPAAWPDPFGGLAYLVRFLAKRGQHLKAGDVITTGACAPPTLTKHGRIEAIFEGVGTVRAEIKTA; from the coding sequence ATGACCGACATCACCAAAGCAAGCCGAATTCTGGCCGATGCTTTCACCCAAAACATCCTGATTGATCCCCTGCCCGACGGTGCCAACCCGACCGACTTCGAAACGGCGTACGAGGTTCAGCAGGCAACCCTTGCCCTGACAGGTGCAAAACAAACCGGCTGGAAGCTCTCGGTGGCAACACGTGCCGCACAGGCGGGGCTTGGGCTTGACGGGCCGTTGATCGGGCCACTGCTTGATGGCCGGATCATTGCCGACGGAGCCACCATCACCACAAATGATGTCCATTTCCCGAATATCGAGGCCGAGATTGCCGTGGTCATGGCGAGCACTCCTGGTGCCAATGCTACCGCCAAAGCGATCCTTGATCACATCAAAAGCGTGCATCTGGCGATAGAGATCGCAGATCGCCGGTTTACCAAAAAACAGGAACCGGTCTCGACATTGGCCGATTTGAATTCCACCGGCTATCTGGTGCTTGGCCCGGAAATTGCCGATTGGCGCGATATGGCGTTTCTGAATGGCCCGGTAGAAACACGGTCCGATGACAAGGTTCTGGCGCAAAACAGCGACCCCGCCGCATGGCCTGATCCGTTTGGCGGATTGGCCTATCTGGTGCGGTTCCTCGCCAAACGCGGTCAGCACTTAAAAGCAGGCGATGTCATCACCACCGGGGCCTGCGCCCCGCCGACCTTGACCAAACATGGCCGTATCGAAGCGATTTTTGAAGGTGTCGGCACCGTGCGCGCCGAAATCAAAACCGCCTGA
- a CDS encoding FecR family protein, with the protein MTEFRYPDDCQSNEDIADFWAIRLDQGDLDRCEQTAFENWQAENSGNVRLLMRARQTWRSMEIAVVDSPRPAQENTERQPVDLDGIRADLERLGALEGGQGRLPGMRSGKRRFRPKLAAAIGLVLVGLFVLGGLRRDPDLIAANDAIAVREIHELTDGSRVWMEPGTRLAVKYDDTGRDITVLEGGIYIEVAPDKSRPLRVRLNDITAQAVGTAFVASKWGGLARVEVSEGVVDLRQSDGNIRLAQLSAGRAAWQVPTGDMRYGTRDVDRIAGWRNGRWMVNEMSLEELIARISPLLPGQNFILDPRMGDIFVTGNFDLAKPDSAMNALMAAYDLENKAYPGGFHLISKK; encoded by the coding sequence ATGACAGAGTTTCGCTATCCCGACGACTGCCAAAGCAATGAAGACATTGCCGATTTTTGGGCAATCCGACTTGACCAGGGGGATCTGGATCGATGTGAGCAGACGGCTTTTGAGAACTGGCAGGCTGAAAATTCAGGCAATGTGCGGCTTTTGATGCGGGCACGCCAGACATGGCGCAGCATGGAAATAGCCGTAGTGGATAGTCCGCGACCAGCGCAGGAAAACACTGAAAGACAACCCGTCGATCTTGACGGCATCCGCGCCGATCTTGAACGTCTTGGCGCACTTGAAGGCGGGCAGGGGCGATTGCCGGGAATGCGATCCGGCAAACGCCGGTTTCGGCCGAAGCTGGCGGCAGCTATCGGATTGGTCCTCGTCGGTCTGTTTGTGCTGGGCGGGCTTCGTCGCGATCCGGATCTGATCGCGGCCAACGATGCCATTGCGGTCCGCGAAATTCACGAACTGACAGATGGTTCACGGGTCTGGATGGAACCGGGAACACGGCTTGCGGTCAAATATGATGATACCGGGCGCGATATTACGGTTCTTGAAGGTGGCATTTATATTGAAGTTGCTCCTGACAAATCCCGGCCTTTACGGGTTCGTCTGAATGATATTACCGCCCAGGCCGTCGGCACCGCCTTTGTGGCTTCGAAATGGGGGGGGCTCGCCCGGGTGGAAGTCAGCGAAGGTGTGGTCGATCTGCGCCAGAGTGACGGCAACATACGTTTGGCGCAGCTTTCCGCCGGGCGTGCCGCGTGGCAGGTGCCAACGGGTGACATGCGTTATGGCACGCGCGATGTGGATCGCATTGCCGGATGGCGGAATGGTCGCTGGATGGTTAACGAGATGTCGCTTGAGGAATTGATCGCACGGATTTCGCCGCTTTTGCCGGGGCAGAACTTTATCCTTGATCCGCGTATGGGCGATATTTTCGTTACCGGAAATTTCGATCTGGCAAAACCCGACAGTGCGATGAATGCTCTGATGGCAGCCTATGACCTTGAAAATAAGGCCTATCCGGGTGGTTTTCATCTGATTTCAAAAAAATAA
- a CDS encoding TRAP transporter small permease, with protein sequence MFSQLTGMLDRLGGRLAKILNLIGGIALVALIPAFAWLVFGRYVLNETPTWVEQLSLILIVLITFPVAAACIRDNSHLSVSFFRDALPPKAAAVMALISYAAMVVFGYYMFIGGYDLVVFNWAKKMPIIHIPDGMRSIPMMVCGAGIAFYSVVHILKILSGWNTIAQSRFYSDELLDKDTE encoded by the coding sequence ATGTTTTCTCAACTCACCGGGATGCTTGACCGTTTGGGTGGCAGACTTGCCAAAATCCTTAATCTGATCGGCGGAATTGCGCTGGTGGCGCTTATTCCCGCTTTTGCCTGGCTGGTTTTCGGGCGCTATGTGCTCAATGAAACCCCTACCTGGGTCGAGCAGCTTTCTCTGATCCTGATCGTTCTGATCACCTTTCCGGTTGCTGCCGCCTGTATTCGCGACAACAGCCATCTTTCGGTATCGTTTTTCCGCGATGCATTGCCGCCCAAGGCGGCGGCGGTCATGGCACTGATCAGCTATGCCGCAATGGTGGTGTTTGGTTATTACATGTTTATCGGCGGGTATGATCTTGTTGTCTTTAACTGGGCCAAGAAAATGCCGATCATTCACATCCCCGATGGCATGCGGTCGATCCCGATGATGGTTTGCGGGGCAGGCATCGCTTTTTACAGCGTTGTCCATATCCTTAAAATCCTTAGTGGCTGGAACACCATCGCACAAAGCCGTTTTTACAGTGACGAATTGCTTGATAAGGACACCGAATAA
- a CDS encoding RNA polymerase sigma factor codes for MTVRDRFWDGIYQQYHGRLLRQVQKYLPAGEESHDVLQDLYIQLRKRAVDPCDVDNPPAYLMRMATNLAIDTLRRRNRNPLDFTDPADLADIPDAIGGSVTPEQISADRQRIAIVGRAIDGLPPRCRDAFLLCKRDHLSPAEAAEALGISRNMVEKHLRHALKHCRTMLARYEN; via the coding sequence ATGACGGTCAGGGACCGTTTCTGGGATGGGATATATCAACAATACCACGGGCGCCTGTTGCGTCAGGTGCAGAAATATCTGCCCGCTGGCGAAGAAAGCCATGATGTGTTGCAAGACCTTTATATCCAACTTCGCAAACGTGCCGTCGACCCGTGCGACGTTGACAATCCGCCTGCCTATTTGATGCGAATGGCAACCAATCTGGCGATTGATACGCTGCGCCGTCGCAATCGAAATCCGCTTGATTTTACCGATCCCGCCGATCTTGCCGATATACCCGATGCAATCGGGGGTAGTGTGACGCCAGAGCAAATAAGTGCAGACCGGCAACGTATCGCCATTGTCGGGCGGGCGATTGATGGATTGCCGCCGCGCTGCCGGGATGCTTTCCTGCTGTGCAAGCGCGACCATCTCAGCCCGGCGGAGGCCGCAGAAGCTCTTGGCATCAGTCGCAATATGGTCGAAAAACACTTGCGTCATGCTCTTAAACATTGTCGAACGATGCTGGCGCGATATGAAAACTGA
- a CDS encoding TRAP transporter substrate-binding protein — protein MNKFMKTTTLTLAAAAMSVAFVAGAQAREWRGWNIHPADYPVSTGMEEFARLINEKSGGNLEAKVYHGGVLGDQPDAIQQVRLGGLDWAVFNLGPLGEVAPEANVVSLPFIFKNVDAMHDVMDGPAGQQIADGLANAGLQALGWYDSGARSFYNTKHPINTPEDLKGLKFRVMSNDLYVQMVGALGGNATPMPYGEVYQSLKTGVIDGAENNYPSYDSSGHFEAAKYYSVTQHLILPECLCVNKALYDGLSDDEKKILQEAADESVKVQRAAWAERAEQSKEKVVAAGIEVNEIADKAAFQDAMKPVYDNFIKANPDLAGLVKAIQDAQK, from the coding sequence ATGAACAAGTTTATGAAAACCACGACGCTGACACTTGCCGCAGCGGCGATGTCGGTCGCTTTTGTTGCCGGTGCGCAAGCACGTGAATGGCGCGGCTGGAATATCCATCCGGCAGACTATCCTGTTTCGACCGGGATGGAGGAATTCGCCCGCCTGATCAATGAAAAATCCGGTGGAAACCTTGAAGCCAAGGTTTATCACGGCGGCGTTCTGGGCGATCAGCCCGATGCCATCCAGCAGGTTCGCCTTGGCGGTCTGGACTGGGCTGTTTTCAACCTTGGCCCGTTGGGTGAAGTCGCACCCGAAGCCAACGTTGTTTCGCTGCCTTTCATCTTTAAAAACGTCGATGCCATGCATGACGTCATGGATGGTCCGGCAGGTCAGCAGATCGCAGACGGCCTTGCAAATGCGGGCCTTCAGGCACTTGGCTGGTACGATTCAGGTGCGCGTTCCTTCTATAACACCAAGCACCCGATCAACACGCCAGAAGACCTCAAGGGGCTTAAATTCCGCGTGATGAGCAACGATCTGTATGTACAGATGGTTGGTGCCCTTGGCGGTAACGCAACCCCGATGCCGTATGGCGAAGTTTACCAGTCGCTGAAAACCGGTGTGATCGACGGTGCAGAAAATAACTATCCGTCTTATGACAGCTCGGGCCATTTCGAAGCGGCGAAATACTATTCCGTGACCCAGCACCTGATCCTTCCGGAATGCCTGTGCGTCAACAAGGCGCTGTATGACGGTCTGTCGGATGACGAAAAGAAAATCCTTCAGGAAGCAGCCGATGAGTCGGTCAAGGTTCAGCGCGCTGCCTGGGCGGAACGTGCAGAACAGTCCAAAGAGAAAGTTGTTGCTGCCGGTATCGAAGTGAACGAAATCGCTGACAAGGCCGCGTTCCAAGATGCGATGAAGCCTGTCTATGACAACTTCATCAAAGCCAACCCGGATCTGGCCGGTCTGGTCAAGGCGATCCAGGACGCCCAGAAATAA